GCGCAGTGAAAATATCAGAGATTGTAGCATTGGGGCGGTTATGTTCAGAGAAAGTTCCAAACATATTCAACTGCAACATCGTGTTGCGTCCCAACTCAATATCAAGGTTAGTACGAATGTTTAACTTTGAATATTTGAGCTGTGTTGAATAGCCCTGGTTATCATTAACAGGTCGCAATATACCGCTGTCATTCAGATAATTCAACTGTGTGAAATATCTAACAAACTTGCCACCACCCGTTACAGAGAATGTAACATTGTTGCCAAAGCTATGGTTTCGAAGCGACTCTCCCCACCAATCTACATTGGGGTAGGCATCGGGCAGACTTCCATCTTTGAATGCAGAAAGTTCAGAAACATCGTAACGCGGTGTTAGTCCGTCATTCTTCATACCCTCATTCAAAGCCATGGCATAGGTATGTCCGTCAACAAATTTAGGCTTTCGGAACGGAGTTGCCATGCTAAGCTCATAAGAAAACTTGATTTTCGGCGCACCATTCATCCCTCGTTTTGTCTTCACGGCAATGACTCCATTGGCTCCACGCATACCATAGAGAGCAGTTGAGGCTGCATCTTTCAACACAGTTATTGATTCAATTTCATCCATTGAAAGTTGTCCAAGCTCACGTTCAAAGCCATCAACCAAAACAAGAGGCGCCTTTTTACTGAGTGTTCCATTGCCTCTGACAAAGAGACGGCCCGTAGTTTCCCAAGCTGCACCTTGGTTCTGCAACACCTCCAAGCCTGGTATCAAGCCATAAAGAGCATTGCGAGGATTTGTTTCCTTACGGTGTGCAAGCTTCTCGCTGGTTATGAAAGACGCCGCAACCGTAGCTTCCTTCTGGTCGACAGACACGTCACGACCATAGGTTATTCTATGAGGTTTCTTCTCTGTCAGCAAACTGTCAGTCTGAGCCGACATACAGAGCGGAGAGAAAAGAAGCGCTGCAAAATATAATTTATAGTTCATTTTATTCATGTTTAAATTACATCATAGACTTACTCCCAACCTGGGTTCTGCACTAATCCATAGCCTTTGTTAACCTCCTTTGAGGGGAATGCACTCAAACACATACGTGGTTCCCAGCCTGTTTTCCACCAAGCACGGTAATATTTTGTCAATGCAAAAGGCTTTATGAGATATTCCTTGGTTTTCTTGTGCTTATAGACATGGAGACCATGGAGCGGTGTTTCAAAGACATCATACATCTTCCAACGTATCAAATCAAAGAATCTCACCTCCTCATATGCAAATTCAACCGCACGTTCATGCAGCACTGCTTTGCGGAAATCCTCCTTACTCATACCACTTAGTGCAGGCATACCGACACGCGCACGAACGGTATTGATAGCTTGATAAGCTTCTGGTGTGGGACCATCATAGTATTCATTCAAGGCTTCTGCATAGTTCAAATAGACTTCAGCAAGTCGCATCGTCGGCCATTGTACAGGTCGGTTGTAGGCTTCTGTATTTCTATCGAGTCCCCACTTGCGGCATGCCAAACCTGTTGCAAGGCTCAGTTTGTGCATTCTTCCTTGCTCCCAATCCTTTCCTTTGGGGTAGTTGGCCTTGTCTTTAGGATTGACATCTGTCATCGCTGCAGTTCGCCCATTATACTTATCACCGTCCAAAATGAAGTTTTCATATAGTCGTGGATCACGATCTTTAAACGGGTTCTTTGCCATTTTGGGGTTCTTCCAATCGAAAGGACGGCCATCTTTCATCTCAAACATATCGAAAAACTCTTTCGTCGGGCAATAAGCTCCCCATCGAAGTGCCTTGTCAAACTGCCCATTATTCTTCGTACAAAGGAATGTTCTACGGCATGATATCAGCGTTTCTGTATTTCCTCGGTCGAAATAAGCACTGGTATAGGCTTCGCGCTCGGTAGTAATACCATGGTCACCGGCCTGCACCAACTTGAAGAAACCATTTTTATTCAGCGCATCAAAGAACTCTTTGCAGGCATCAACAGCTTGTTTCCAACGCTGCTTATCATAGTTCCCCCACCATGTCATCTTCTTATCAGAAGCCTCTCCTTTGGCAAAAGGCGCATCGGAATTGAACAGTGGACTGGCAACGAAAAGCAAGACACGAGTCTTCAATGCCATAGCACCAGCCTTCGTCATTCGGCCATCCCAGTTCTCCATTTCATTTTCAGGAACACTCCAAGGGAAGTCTTCGCAGGCAATAGCATCGTTCAACAGCTTCACAATAAAATCCACTGTTTGCTGCAAAGTGGCCCGAGCGGGAAAGCTTGCATCGTCAGCAGAGATAGCATGATCAATGATTGGAAGAGATCCGTAATGCCGAAGCATGTGAGCATAGAACACAGCTACCATCATCTTTGCTTCTGCTTTAAGTCGTGACTTCTCCTGTTCATCCATATCAGGAACCTTATCTACGTTCTCATATAACAGCCAAGCATGGCGCACACCTGTCCAAATACCCGATTGAGAGAACTGCATTTTCGTTCGATGTGCATTGATTCGCGTATTATCCTCTATCGAAGCATTGTACAATCCAGGGTAATATGTATTCGAAAGTGCCGAATATCCGATATTATCATAATTCAAATCAGTAAGTCCTTCAATGGTACTCATGCACATCTGCGTCCAAAATCCATTGGTTTCCATACCATATGGCAGATACTGATAGCTGCGCCAAAGCACTCGTCTGGCATATTCTGCCTTCCCAAAGATAGTATCTATGGTGACATCTGTACTGGGGGGCTTCTGCAAAAACCGTTCACCGAATGCCAGATCCTCACACGATACAATGCTCATTGTCAGCATCAGACCAGCAAAGAGGCTCCATATCTTATTCATTTTTTCCATATTCTTCATCGCTTAAAAACCTACTTTCAATCCTACTTCAATAACTTTAATCAGAGGATATGCCCTTCCATTCGGATTAGCTTCAGGGTCACAGACTTTCAAATGATCGAAAGTCAGCAGATTATATCCCGATACAGCGAGGCGCAAGCTATTCAAATGCAACGCACGTGTGACGTTCTTTGCAAATGAATATCCCACTTCTATATTCTTCAAACGTATGTAAGAAGCATTCCTCAGCCACAAGTCTGAGTCCAAATAGTTATGAGACTTGTTGCGAAGGGATATGGCGGGAGCTGCTGCAGCATTACCCTTTTCGGGCGTCCATGCATCATTAATCATGTAGCGCATAAGGCTCCAGTTGTTCATTTCGCCGAAAGGTATGCGGTAAGGGCCACTCAAGAAGCGCGAAGTCTTCGATGCTCCGGCAAGCGTTATGCTTAGATCAAAGCCCTTCCATGACACTCCCATGTTCACAGCATACGTCAAAAGAGGATATGCCGGAGAACCAATATCGCGGATATCCTTTTCATCTATCTTGTGATCTCCATTCAAATCTTTATACTTCACATCGCCAGGTAGTGGGACATATCCGCTTCCTTGATCTGGAATACCGCCCTCTGTACCTTTCGTATGCTCATATTCAGCAACCTCTGCTTCTGTGAAATAGCCATCAAAAACATAACCGAAATTCTGACCTACAGGCTTTCCTGTGCGCTGCATCCACTCATAAGGATACTTGATTTCGTCCATAAAGACAACCTTATTCTTGGCATAGGAAATATTTCCACCTATATAATATCGGGCACTACGTATTTTATCCTGCCAACGCATGCTTACTTCAAAACCATGATTATTCACCTTTCCCATGTTCATTGTAGGCAGCTGCACGGCGAGATAGCCAGGAATGACACCACGAGAAATCAGAATATCCCGACGATGTTCAATGAAGTAATCAAAGTTAATGGATAAGTTGTTCTTGAAAAGCTTCATGTCTATACCGTAATTCTGCTTGAAAGCGGTCTCCCAAGTCACATTGGGATTGCCAATCTTTCCTTCTGAAGCACCGAGTATCTTTGTGTTCGTTGTCGTTCCAAAGCTGTAACTTCCAGAGCTGATATTATAGGTGTCAGGCAGATAAAGGAAGCGGGAGTTGTCCCGAGTGATGTCATTTCCCACCTTACCATAAGAGACTCTGAACTTCAAATAGTCCACAACAGAACGCAACGGCTTGAAAAATTTCTCCTCAGAAACAATCCAACCCACAGAACCTGCGGGGAAAACTCCAAATCGGCGACCCTTAGCGAAGTTCTCAGAACCATTGTATCCCACGCTAAGATCCAAAAGATAGCGTGTCATATAGTCATAAGTGGCACGACCGACCAAGCCCACATAGCTGCGCGGAATATCTGCATAACTGCTTGAGGGATAGTATTTCATGGTTTGGTTATACATTGCCAAGGCCGAAACATGATGCTGACCGAAATTGCGTTTGTAATTGAACGCACCTTCAAGATACCAGTTCTTGCTCAAACCATCCGACTCCGAGAAGTCAAGTTTACGATAAGTTTCAACTAATTTCAAGGCTACAGAGCCGTCAGGAGCATTGATTGCTTCATACAAAGGCTCACGTCCTTCACGACGCTTATAGATACTTACACCGCTGTTATAAGCTGCCTTCACGTGGAAGGAAAGCCCTTTTGTAAGGAAATTAAGCTTCTGTTTCAGCGTAAAGTCAAAGTTAAGCGTGTTATTGGCCGTCGTATTGTATCCCTTTCCATAATAGATATTCAGACCATCCTGTAGTTCTCCGATTGCAAATCGGTTCGAACTCATGCGTATCCGCTTTCCATCAACCAGCCCGGCACCACTGAAAGGCACTGCAGAATAAAGGTCACGGAAGATGAAATCACTCGACTTGGTCGATCCGTTATTGTAGTTTGGCTCGCGACGACTGTTCAAATAGCCGCCTAAATTAATCTGTGCCGTCGTAGTACGCGTCAAGTCAACATCCAAGTTGATGCGATAATTATAACGATTATACTTAAATCCTTTGTCATTTCGATTTTTATAGACCTTGAACAGGCCTTCCTGGGTCAGCACACCCAATGAAGCAAAGTATCTGACACGGTTTGTTCCACCCGAAATATGAATGTTATGACGTGACTGAACAGCGGCTTTTCTGATCATCTCTCCCGTCCAATCCACATCAGGATGAGTCAAAGGACTGCTGTGTGTGCGGAATTTCTCCAAGTCATCGGGCTTGAAGGTGAGCATATCTTCAGCCACTCCGTCATGTGCTTGCGCCTTATTATACTGCGTAGCCCACTCATAACTGTTGGCAAAATCAGGCACACGTGAGGGCACTTGAAAGCCAACTGACGTTGTAAAACTGATGCGGGGCCTATCTTTTGTGCCACGCTTTGTTGTGACAAGGATAACGCCATTAGCACCTCGAACACCGAATACTGCCGTGGCAGAAGCATCTTTCAGCACCGTCACATCCTCCACTTCATTCGGATCAATCTGTGAGAAAGGACGCTCTACTCCGTCAACAAGGATAAGCGGTTGCGACAAAGAAGTGCTCAACGAACCGACACCACGGATGAACAACTGCGCACCATCAGCTCCCGGCTGACCGCTCGACTGAATACCCGACAAGCCGGAAACCTTTCCAATCAGCGAGTTGCTCATGCTCGCAACAGGCGATTTCGTCAGTTCATCACTATTGACTGAAGACAAAGCACCTGTCACCGTGACCTTTCGTGTGGAGCCATAGGCAATAATCTGCACATCATCTAACGCTACGGTCTGTTCTTCCAACTTCACTTTCAACCGTCCTTCACCTTTGCAAACTACGGTCTTCGACTTATAACCTACACTGGAGATTTCAAGCTTTGCGCCTAAAGGTACACGCAGATGAAACGCTCCATTCACATCCGTCACGGTAGCGGTCTTGCTCCCAACCACCTTTACCGATGCCCCGATAATAGCTCCCATATCGTCAAAAACAGTGCCATACAGATCAATCGTCCTGTCGGATTGTTCTGTTTTTTCTGTTTTCAAAGCATACATAGGAATAGTGGGCACAAAACTTAAAAGCAGCATGAACATACTGCATCGAATGATTTGTTTTTCCATTATGCTAAATATAAAGGTTTTTAACAGTAAATATGTATATCATAATAATAGCTGACCAGACAATCATTAAAGTCGTCTGATGAAAATGATTAACAGTTTAGAGATAAAAGTCCATGTTGCAAAAATACACATTTTTTAAATAACGACTGTAAAATATCGTTCAAATAACTTACAATATTGTACAAAAAGCCTATCTATTAAGCCTAAACATACCGTTTCATCCCTATTTTCTCTGTTTCTACAGTCTTAAGACTCTGACTCTGACAGATGCTTTCACAACCATGAAATCAAGCGAAAAAAGACAACAAAACAAATCAAGAAACAAGATAAGTCGGCAGGATTTACTTGGCACTTATCCTCAAATCATGACACGAAACCAACAAAGACGTCTGCGCTTTCAACCTTTGAAATCCTTAAAAATACACCTGATTTGGCCGTTTTCTGCATTAAACTTTTTTAATAAAAAACTCAAAAAAGCAGACAAAATCAATTCACATGTTTTATATTATCCATGAACAAAACTCCTCATTGCTATCTTTTCACAACACGATGAACATCAAACGACCATGTAATATGCCTCAAGTCACCATGTGTTTTGACGCTGATCAAAAGCCCTTTCGACAGAGATTAGAACACGATTTGACACATATTGCACCAGCGTTTGCAACAAAGCATAAAAAAGGGGAAAGCAAATGACCACTCTCCCCGATGCAAAGATAATGAATTTGAGAGGCAAATGCAAATCGATTATGAATTAAGTTTACAGAAAAGATGCGTTTACCTCCAAGATATGAACCCTATGGACTATTGGCAACGAGCGGCTTCCTGGCGCAGAAGATTGATCATTAAGCGAGCTGCATTGTCGGGAGCTATGTCATTGCCCAAGCGCCGTTCCACTTCTTCATAAGCCTTGAGCATCACTGTCCGCCCCTCATTCCCAGGCAAAATCCGTTCAAGTTCGGAGGCAATGTTCTGCACAGAGAAGCGGTCGGCAAAGAGTTCGGGAACGACTTCCCTATCGACAATGAGATTAACCAATGAGATAAAACGACACGAAAGTATATGATTGAACGCCCAACGGATAAGTCGAGGCACAGGCGTCTTATAGCAAACCACCTGCGGAACATGCAGCAATGAAGTTTCCAAAGTGGCTGTTCCACTGGTCACCAAGGCAGCAACAGCGTGGGCAAGCAAGCCGTAGGTGTCGTTATGAACAAGGCAGAAACTGCCGTCAGAAAGGCCTTCTGCGGCATCAATGACCTGCCGGTAATAAGCCTTGTCAATGGAAGGTGCACAAGCAATGGCTATCTGGTAGCGGTCTGAAAAGCGGCAGGCAGCACGCAACATCGGCACAAGATTATCCTTGATTTCCTGCGTTCTACTGCCGGGAAGCAATGCAATGAGCGGCTTTTCTCTGTCGATATGATGCGCTTTGCAAAAGAAAGCGAAGTCTACATGATAGTTTTCAAGAAACTCATGTATCTCATGTGCCGTCGGATTGCCTACGTAATGGATTTTATAATGATGCTTTCCTTCATAGAAAGCCACCTCAAACGGCAGTATCGAAAACATCTCTTTAACGTCTCGCCGAATAGCTTTGATGC
The nucleotide sequence above comes from Segatella oris. Encoded proteins:
- the lpxB gene encoding lipid-A-disaccharide synthase, which translates into the protein MKYYLIVGEASGDLHASHLMASLKKNDSEASFRFFGGDLMSAVGGTRVKHYRELAYMGFVPVLLHLRTIFRNMSFCKKDIVAWQPDVVILVDYPGFNLNIAKFLKRNTNIPVYYYISPKIWAWKEWRIKAIRRDVKEMFSILPFEVAFYEGKHHYKIHYVGNPTAHEIHEFLENYHVDFAFFCKAHHIDREKPLIALLPGSRTQEIKDNLVPMLRAACRFSDRYQIAIACAPSIDKAYYRQVIDAAEGLSDGSFCLVHNDTYGLLAHAVAALVTSGTATLETSLLHVPQVVCYKTPVPRLIRWAFNHILSCRFISLVNLIVDREVVPELFADRFSVQNIASELERILPGNEGRTVMLKAYEEVERRLGNDIAPDNAARLMINLLRQEAARCQ
- a CDS encoding RagB/SusD family nutrient uptake outer membrane protein — encoded protein: MKNMEKMNKIWSLFAGLMLTMSIVSCEDLAFGERFLQKPPSTDVTIDTIFGKAEYARRVLWRSYQYLPYGMETNGFWTQMCMSTIEGLTDLNYDNIGYSALSNTYYPGLYNASIEDNTRINAHRTKMQFSQSGIWTGVRHAWLLYENVDKVPDMDEQEKSRLKAEAKMMVAVFYAHMLRHYGSLPIIDHAISADDASFPARATLQQTVDFIVKLLNDAIACEDFPWSVPENEMENWDGRMTKAGAMALKTRVLLFVASPLFNSDAPFAKGEASDKKMTWWGNYDKQRWKQAVDACKEFFDALNKNGFFKLVQAGDHGITTEREAYTSAYFDRGNTETLISCRRTFLCTKNNGQFDKALRWGAYCPTKEFFDMFEMKDGRPFDWKNPKMAKNPFKDRDPRLYENFILDGDKYNGRTAAMTDVNPKDKANYPKGKDWEQGRMHKLSLATGLACRKWGLDRNTEAYNRPVQWPTMRLAEVYLNYAEALNEYYDGPTPEAYQAINTVRARVGMPALSGMSKEDFRKAVLHERAVEFAYEEVRFFDLIRWKMYDVFETPLHGLHVYKHKKTKEYLIKPFALTKYYRAWWKTGWEPRMCLSAFPSKEVNKGYGLVQNPGWE
- a CDS encoding SusC/RagA family TonB-linked outer membrane protein encodes the protein MEKQIIRCSMFMLLLSFVPTIPMYALKTEKTEQSDRTIDLYGTVFDDMGAIIGASVKVVGSKTATVTDVNGAFHLRVPLGAKLEISSVGYKSKTVVCKGEGRLKVKLEEQTVALDDVQIIAYGSTRKVTVTGALSSVNSDELTKSPVASMSNSLIGKVSGLSGIQSSGQPGADGAQLFIRGVGSLSTSLSQPLILVDGVERPFSQIDPNEVEDVTVLKDASATAVFGVRGANGVILVTTKRGTKDRPRISFTTSVGFQVPSRVPDFANSYEWATQYNKAQAHDGVAEDMLTFKPDDLEKFRTHSSPLTHPDVDWTGEMIRKAAVQSRHNIHISGGTNRVRYFASLGVLTQEGLFKVYKNRNDKGFKYNRYNYRINLDVDLTRTTTAQINLGGYLNSRREPNYNNGSTKSSDFIFRDLYSAVPFSGAGLVDGKRIRMSSNRFAIGELQDGLNIYYGKGYNTTANNTLNFDFTLKQKLNFLTKGLSFHVKAAYNSGVSIYKRREGREPLYEAINAPDGSVALKLVETYRKLDFSESDGLSKNWYLEGAFNYKRNFGQHHVSALAMYNQTMKYYPSSSYADIPRSYVGLVGRATYDYMTRYLLDLSVGYNGSENFAKGRRFGVFPAGSVGWIVSEEKFFKPLRSVVDYLKFRVSYGKVGNDITRDNSRFLYLPDTYNISSGSYSFGTTTNTKILGASEGKIGNPNVTWETAFKQNYGIDMKLFKNNLSINFDYFIEHRRDILISRGVIPGYLAVQLPTMNMGKVNNHGFEVSMRWQDKIRSARYYIGGNISYAKNKVVFMDEIKYPYEWMQRTGKPVGQNFGYVFDGYFTEAEVAEYEHTKGTEGGIPDQGSGYVPLPGDVKYKDLNGDHKIDEKDIRDIGSPAYPLLTYAVNMGVSWKGFDLSITLAGASKTSRFLSGPYRIPFGEMNNWSLMRYMINDAWTPEKGNAAAAPAISLRNKSHNYLDSDLWLRNASYIRLKNIEVGYSFAKNVTRALHLNSLRLAVSGYNLLTFDHLKVCDPEANPNGRAYPLIKVIEVGLKVGF